The Halobacteria archaeon AArc-dxtr1 region TGCCCGCGTTGTCCCGCAGAAATCGAGGCTCGGGGGCGTGGAAGCTGGCCCCGCGTTGCTCGCACATCTCCCCGAGCATCTCCCGGAGGCGAGCGTTCTGGCCGACGCCGCCGCCCAGCACGAGTTCGTCGCTGCCAGTCAGCGAGAGCGCGCGCTCTGAAACCTCGGTGAGCATCCCGAAGATGTTCTCCTGTAGCGAGAAGCAGACGTCTGCAACCGGCACGCCGTCGTCGTAGGCCTGCTTGGCCGCCGACATGATCCCCGAGAAGGAGAAGTCCATCCCCTTGACGACGTAGGGGAGGTCGACGTACTCGCCGTCTTTCGCCGCCGTTTCGACCTTTGGGCCACCAGGGTGAGACCAGCCGACGTGACGCGTGAACTTGTCGATGGCATTGCCGACACCGGTGTCCATCGTCTCGCCGAGCACCTGGTAGCGACCGTTTCGGTACGCAAGCAGGTGGGCGTTCGCCCCACTCGCGTTCAGACAGACCGGCGAGTCGAAGCCGGAGGTGTGGCGGCCGATCTCGAGGTGGGCGACCATGTGATTTACCCCCACGAGAGGTACGTCCAACGCCTGGGAGAGCGCCCGGGCGGCGGTGCCGACGACGCGCAGGCAGGGGCCGAGACCGGGGCCGCGGGAGAAGGCGACGGCGTCGACAGGCGCCGCCTGGTGGCCCGACGAGTGCTGCTCGTCGCCGTCCTGTGGTGGCTCGTCGGCGGCGAACGTCTCGCGGGCGTGCTCGAGTGCCGTTTCGACGACGCGAGGGATCGCGTCGTGCATGTGCTCGGCAGCCTCGCGAGGATGAATGCCGCCGCTATCGGGCTCGTAGGCGTCGGTCTCGATAAAAACGTCGTCGGTTTCGGAATCGTACACCGCGGCGCTTGCCGCCCAGGCAGTGCCCTCGATTCCGAGAATTCGAGTGCGGGTGCTCACGGGTTGGAGACCGCCCGCTCACGGGTCGTCGTACTCCCCGTTCGCGTGTCTCGAGGCATCTCGCTACGCTCGATACCTCGCTACTCCCACTCAGTGTAGCCGCACTTGCCGCAGTGCTGGCGGTCGCCGTGGTCGGCGAGGAAGGAGTCGCCACAGCGAGGACACGCCTCGCGCTCGGCGGCGCCGTCGTCGCCGTAGATCTCGTAGTGCGCCATTTAGGCCTCCTCCGCTTCGGGCTCGGCTTCCTCGCCGGCGCCGATCTTGTTTCGCTCTAGCATGTGCTCCTGTTCGACGTCGCGGGCGAAGTCGGCCGTCTCGTAGACCTTCGCGTGGCCGACGGTCGTTCGCATCCCGAACTTGGTGTCGAGCTTTCGGATGACGACCTCGTCTGCGTCCTTGTTCAACATTGCCGCGAGGCTGTCGCGGACCTGCAGACGGGAGGGTGTAGCTTCCTCGTGGGTTAGTTCGAATGTAACGTCCGTTCGGTGCAACATGGGATTCTCGTCTTCCGAGAGGATGTCGACGTCCATGATATCACTCAGTTGCTCTAGTATCCCCCTGTAGCGCCTAAAAGGATTTCGAAGCGACTGGTCGGCGTCTCCGGGTCGTCAGTCCTCGTTCGGCGGTTCACCAGCGTCGAGGGTGGAGTGACCCCGGGTTGCGCGCGTCGGCGTGGAGCGTCGCGTCTCCAAACTGTCGGACTCGTCTTCCGCGACGCTAGCTGTCGTGTTCTCCGTCCGTGACGGTCAGTCCCCGTGGTGTCCGTCTCTCGAACTCGTCGTCCCAGTCGATTTCGAGAGGGTTCCAGGAGTCGCCGAAGTCAGCCGAACGAAACAGGCCGCGGTTGGTCGCACCGTAGACGACTGCTGGTTGATCGGTGGTCACGAACTCGGCTCTGACAACGCCCTCACCGGTCGGGAGCCCGCCGCCGTCGAGGCGTTTCCAGGGCTCGTCGCCCGCTCGGCAGTAAACGTAGGCGTCGGCGGAGTCGGCTCGGTGGGCCGTCGAGGCACCGGTCGCACTCGAGACGAGGACTCGGTCGGGGTTGCCGGGGTCTGGGACAACCGACCAGCAGTAGCGGTGGTCGAGCCCTTTCTGGGGGCGCTCCCACGACTCGCCACCGTCTTCCGAGGCAGCGAAGCCGTCTCCCGCGGCCGTGTAGACGAGCCCCTCGCGGTCGGGGTGAGTCGCCAGGCTGTGGTTGTCCCGGCGGGATCCGGGTGGGCGCTCCTGCCAGGTGTCGCCGCCATCCGTACTGAACACGAACGCGCCTGCCTCGATCCCGACGTAGAGCCGGTCGGGGTCGAAGGGGTCGACCTCGATCCACCGGACATGGTGGGTGTCTGGCCTCGGCGGGAAGTACCACTCCGGCTCAGAGGGAAGGTCGGTGATCCCGTCGAGGTGAGTCCAGGAGTTGCCCCCATCCGTCGAGCGATAGACGCGACTCGGCTCCGTGCCGGCGTAGACGACGTCGGCGTCGTGGGGGCTGATCGCAAGGGCGGTGACGGCGTTGGGCTCGAAGTCCGTCTCGAGGCGCTCGAAGGTATCGCCGCCGTCGGCAGAGCGGTAAAGACCGGACTCGAAGGTGCCGGCGAAGACGCGTTCGGGCGCGTCGGACGAGACGGTGACGCACTCCAGTCGGTGCCCCTCGAGACGGTCGGCTCGGTTCCAATGCTCGGTATCGTCCGGATCACCCGTACAGACGAGTAGTCGGTCGGGTAGGGCGAGGGAGACGAAGGCCATGCTAGAACGGACGGCGGGATCGAACAGAAAGGTTCGCCCGGCGTGAGAGAGACACCAACGCGGTAACTCAGTCGGCGGCGAACAGTTCGCGGTCCATATACTTCCCGCCGACCCAGCACTCGGCGGCGAGCCAGACGACGAAGACTGCCATGGGCACCAGCAGCAGGTCCCAGACGACGCCCGGTCCCGAAATCTCGAGAACGCTCACCACCGCGCTGGTGGTGAGAAAGAGTCCGAGCACGGCGAGGGGGAGGGCCGCGAGTCGGTTCCACGGAATCGCCACCGGGCCGACGGAGAGCCGATTTCGAGTGCCAGCGAGGAGGAATGTGACGCCGACGAGCGCGAACAGACCGGCGACCGCGATACCCTCCAACGTCTCCGGCGCCGCGAACAGCACGGCGAGCAGTACCAGTGCAGCGAGCATCGCGACGCCGCCGGCTGCGAGTCCGTGTCGGAACGTCTCTCGCTGATCGCTCATACCAGAACCGAACACGTCAGCCGGAATAGTTGTTTCGAGTGCGTCGGCGTCTCGGGCACGCAGCCGAGGTGATCGGCCGTCGAGGCGAGGGAAGATGTCCGCCGAGGAGAGGGGAGTTGGCCGTTGGACTGATCAGTCGTCGTCCATCGGCGCCGTCACCGGCTCGACGCGCTGACCGCGTGGCCCCTCAAGGTCGACGTCGGGGAGCAGGTCCCGGAGATACTGGCCCGTGTACGACACATTGTGCGCAGCGATTTCCTCGGGGGTGCCGGTCGCAACGATCTGGCCGCCGTTCTCGCCGCCCTCGGGGCCGAGGTCGATGACGTGGTCTGCGTTCTTGACGAGGTCGAGTTCGTGCTCGATGACGACGACGGAGTTGCCGCCGTCGACGAGCCGGTGGAGGACGTCGATCAGTTTGCGCTCGTCTGCAGAGTGGAGGCCCGTGGTGGGTTCGTCGAGCAGGTACAGCGTCTCGCCGGTGTCTTTCTTGCCCAGTTCCTCGGCGAGTTTGACCCGTTGGGCCTCTCCGCCCGAGAGCGTCGTCGAGGGCTGGCCGAGGGTCATGTAGTCGAGCCCGACGTCTTTCAACAGCTTCAATCGGCGGCGGATCTGGGAGTTCGCCTCGAAAAAGTCGTAGGCCTCGCCGACCTCCATCTCGAGGACGTCGGCGATCGTTTTGCCCTTGTAGGTGACGTCAAGCGTGGCGTCGTTGTACCGGGCGCCCCCGCACTCCTCGCAGGGGACGTAGACGTCCGAGAGGAAGTTCATGTCAATTTTGACCGTCCCCTGGCCGCCACACTCCTCGCAACGCCCACCCTTGACGTTAAAGGAGAATCGGCCCTTCTCGTAGCCCCGTTGTTTCGAGAGTTTCGTCTGGGCGAACAGCTCGCGGACGTAGTCGAAGACGCCGGTGTAGGTGGCCGGGTTCGAGCGCGGCGTGCGTCCGATTGGACTCTGGTCGATCAGGCGAACGGTCTCGATCTGGTCGAGCCCCGCTAACTCGTCGTAGTCGCCCGGAATGACGGAGGTGTTGTCGTTCATCTCACGAGCAAGTCCCTTGTAGAGCACCTCGTGCATGAGCGTCGACTTGCCCGAGCCCGAGACGCCCGTGATCGCGGTGAAACAGCCAAGCGGAATCTCGACGTCCAGATCGGTGAGATTGTGCTGGCGAGCGCCGTGGATGCCGAGTGTGCCGTCGGCGTCCCGACGATCACCGGGAACCGGGATTTGCCGTCGCCCGGAGAGGTAGTCGCCGGTGACCGACTCCTCGCAGGCTTTGATCTCCTCGACGGGGCCGTTGACGACGACCTCACCGCCGCGCTTGCCGGGGCCGGGCCCCATGTCGACGACGGTGTCGGCGCGGCGCATCGTCTCCTCGTCGTGCTCGACGACGATGAGGGTGTTTCCGAGGTCGCGAAGCTCTTCTAGGGTGTCGAGCAGCCGATCGTTGTCGCGCTGGTGGAGCCCGATCGAAGGCTCGTCTAACACGTAGAGGACGCCGACGAGCCCGGAGCCGATCTGGGTCGCGAGTCGGATGCGCTGGCTCTCACCACCCGAGAGCGTCGCGGCTTCGCGGTCGAGCGTGAGGTACTCGAGCCCGACCTCGTCCATGAAGCCCAGACGCGCGCGGATCTCTTTGAGGATCTCCTCGGCGATCACCTTCTCGCGCTCGGTCAGGTCAGCCTCCATGGACTCGAAGTGTGCGAGTGCGTCGCCGATGCTCATCGCGTTGATCTCGGTGATCGCGGTGTCGTCGACGAGCACCGCCCGGGAGGCGGCCCTGAGGCGGGTGCCGTCACAGGCGGGACACGCCGTCGCGGACATGTAGTCCTCGATGTGCTCGCGCGTGGAGTCGGAGTCCGTCTCGAGGTAGCGACGCTCCAGATTGGGGATGACGCCCTCGAAGCGCTTTCGCTTGCGCCGGGTGCCGTTTTTCGTGTGGCGTTCGAACAGCACCTGGTCGCTGGTGCCATAGAGAAACGCCTGCTGGATGTCCTCGTCCAGTTCCTCGAACGGCGTCGACAGCGAGACGTCAAAATGTTCGGCGACGGCGTCGAGGCGGGTCCGGTAGTACGATCGGCTGTAGCTCCAGGGTTCGAATACCTTCTTTAAGGGCTTCGAGGCGTCTTGAATCACGAGATCCTCGTCGACCTCTTTGGTCTCGCCTAAGCCCTCACACTCCGGACAGGCGCCGTGTGGGGAGTTAAACGAGAAACTGCGAGTCTCGATCTCGGGGACGTCGATCCCGCAGTGCGTACAGGCCAGATCCTTCGAGAACTCGACGACGAACCGGTCATCGGCCTCGTACTCGTCGCCGAGTGCGCCGGTCCGGCGGGCCTGCTCGCCCAGCTCGCTCGCGACGTCCTCGGGGGCGTCGGGAAGGATGACCTTGAGGACGCCTTCTGCCTCCTCGAGGGCGGTCTCGACGCTGTCGATGATCCGCGGTCGTGCTTCCGTCGAAACCGAAATCCGGTCGACGACGACGTCGATCGTGTGATCGAAGTTCTCGTCTAAGTCGGGCGTATCGAGCGTGAGGTCATGTTCCTCGCCGTCGACTTCCACCCGAGAGTACCCCTCCGAGACCAGCTCGTCGAACAAATCCTCGAAGGCACCCTTCTGGTCGCGAACGACGGGGGCGGCGAGCTTCGACTTCGTTCCCTCGGGGAGTTCGAGAATGCGCTCGACCATGTTCTGGGCGGACTGCTCGCCGACCTCGCGGCCACAGTCGGGACAGTGAGGCGTGCCAACGCGGGCGTAGAGCAGTCGAAGGTAGTCGTGTAACTCGGTGACAGTTCCCACAGTCGAGCGGGGGTTGTTCGCGGCGTTCTTCTGATCGATCGAGATCGCCGGGGAGAGCCCGTCAACGGACTCGACCTGCGGCTTGTCCATCTGCCCGAGGAAGTTTCGCGCGTACGCGGAAAGACTCTCGATATATCGGCGCTGGCCCTCGGCGTAGATCGTCTCGAACGCCAGCGAGGACTTGCCCGATCCCGAGAGTCCCGTGACGACGGTAAAGGACTCCCGAGGAATCGAGACGTCGAGGTCCTTCAGATTGTGCTCTTCTGCCCCCCGAACCTCGATATGCTCCGAACTCATCTAGCCACAGCCAGCGGCCGCACAAATGAAGGGCTGTCGGTTGGGAGATCGCGCGAGGTGAAAGTGAACGGGCACGCAGGGAAACTAACCGGGAACGGAGGAGATCGCACTCGAGTGCGTTCAGATCGTCCCCCGAAGGACGACCTCGTCGTCGATGCGGTCGAGCATGTCCTCTCTGATCGTGTACGCCTCGTCGTCGGATCGATCCCAGCCAACTTTCGCCAGTGCGGTGTCGAGGAGGCTCGGATTTGGATCGACCGAGGCGGCGTCTCCGTCGACGTTCGAGACGACTCCCAGTTCCTTGCCGTTGGCGTCGACGACCGTCTTGCCGACGTCGTCGTCGGTGAGCGAGGCAGCCATGGGGTCGGCTACCAGCGACCCACACATAACCGTTTGGCCGTCGATCTCCGGTTTCCTTGAATCGGGAGGGTTTTCGCGTTCGTTATCAAGCTGATCAGACCGTCGGCCTCAGTCGGAGTGATCGTCGGCCTCAGTCGGAGTGATCGTCGGTCTCACCCGGAACGATCGTCACCGGAATCGTGGCGGTCCTGGCGAGTCGATCGGCGGTGCTCCCAATGACCGCCCCCGAGAGTCCGCTGGTTCCGCGCTGGCCGACGAAGATTGCGTCGGCATCGATCTCGTCGGCGTAGTCGAGGATCGTCTCGGCGGGCTGGCCGCGACGAACCTCGGCGTGGATCTCGACGGTGTGGTCTCGGTAGGCGTCTCTCGCGTCCTCCACTAGCCGCCGTGCTGCCTGATTGAGTTCGTCGACCTCGGCGACGCCGAAGGTAAGTGTGGATCGGCTCGGCTCGACCACCGTGATTGCGTGGACGTCGGCATCGCAGGCTGCAGCGAGTGCGACGGCGCGGTCGAGCGCGGTCTGGGCTGTGTCGCTGTCGTCGACGGCGACCAGCAACCTATCGGTCATAGGAGACAGTATGGCGCTCTCAGGAATAAACGGTCGCATGCGAATCGATGTGCGCTGTGGGAGTCGGAGGGAGAGGTGAGTAGTGCGAACAATATCGATATCTACTGTCGAATATACCGTGACGACTACACGGGCACGATGGACGACGTGTGGGTCAACGGTGGCGGGTGAGTCGAGGTCACGGTCTCAGGCGGCGCTTGGCAGTTCGGTCATCATGAGAACGAGAGGTGTCAAGAGGAGCAGGCAGTCGGCAAGATGGCACCGGCCAGAATTTTAAGATGATACGCGTCCGAGAGCCACTCTAGTGACACCTCACCGGAGATTAACCGCGATTTCGGGTGGAGATCCAAACGGGGTATACTCTTTGTCATCGAGTACAGTCGGTCTAGTATGACAGATGAGTTCGACGTGGTGATCGCCGGGGCCGGTCCCGCGGGCGCCCAGTGTGCACGGGATCTCGCGGCCCGGGACTACGACGTCGTCGTCCTCGAGACGGAGGCCGAATCGGTGTTCCCGAAGACGAGCAACAAGTCCACTGCAGGGACGTTCTACTCGATGATGACGGCGTTCGGAGTGCCCGACGACGTGGTGATGAACTACACCGACAACGTGGTCCTCGAGTCGCCGAACAACCACTACGTCCAGGAGCATCCGGGTGCCGTACTCGAGTTCGCAGACTTCAAGCGGTGGCTGGTCGCCGAAGGACGCGAGGAGGGCGCGGAGTACCGGTTTGACTCCCACGTCCGGGAGCCGATCCTCGAAGGCGACGAGCCCGTCGGCGTCCGGTACAACGGCGACGAAGAGGTCTACGGCGAGATCGTCGTCGACGCGACGGGGCCGAGCGCGCCGCTGGCGAAGAATCTCGGCGTGAGCGATCTCAAGAGCAAGAACCACGCTATCGGTATCGAGTACGAGTTCGAGGGCGTCGACGTCGACCACCCCGATTTCGCGGACTTGACCGACGGGATGATGCTCCGACTCGATCACGACCTCGCGCCTGGGGGCTACTCCTGGATCTTCCACACCGGCGGCGACACCGCGAAGGTCGGTCTCTGTTACATCCGCAACGAAGACTATCACCGGCACGGACGAGACGACTTCAGCATCGACGACTACCTCGAGTACTGGACGGATACCGACCCGCGATTTGCTAACGCGACGCGCCTCGACGAGAAGATGCACCGCGGCTCGGCGCACATCCAGCCGCCTGGAACGATGCACACGGACCGGTTCATGGCCATCGGCGACACCGTCCCGACCGTCGACCCGCTCTGGGGCGAGGGGATCAACACGTGTATGCGATCCGGGCGTGCGGCCGCGATCGCCGCCGACTACTGCATGGGCCACGAGAACACGCCGCCGACCGCCGAGAACCTCGAGATCTACGACACGCTCTGGCACCGTGACGCCGCTCCGAACATGCAGTCGCGACTCTGGATGACGAAGCTGCTCTATTTCGCCTCGAACGAGCGCTACGACCAGCTGATGGCCGACCTCTCGAAGATGGACGAAGACGCCCTCGCGAAGGCGAACAACGGGAGCGTCCGCGGCGTTCTGAAGCTATTACACCTGCGAGATCTGCCGATGCTGGCGAAGTTCGCTCGGTATCAGCTCACCCGGTAAGCTGGGGCCGAGACGGTACGTGTGTCGAACGGGAACGCGATCTGTGCCGATCAGACGTCCTCAGGGAGCCAGCCGCCGTCGACTTCGATATTCTCCCCGCTCGTGTACGTGTTTTCGGGATCGAGGAAGAACAGCAGGGGACGAACCAGATCGTCGAAGCTGGCCGGGCGACCGCGCGGGAGCTCGTCGGGGAACTCGTCTGAGTTTTCGACCACGTACGGAGAGACGGCGTTGACCGTGATTCCGTCGTCGGCCGTATCGGCGGCGAGCATCCGGGTGAACTGGATGACGCCGGCCTTGGCGAGAAAGTACGGGAAGTTCTTGGGGTTGACGAGGCCCTTCTCCGCGGAGGCGTAGCCAATATTCACGATTCGACCGTACCCCCGCTCGCGCATTCCGGGCAGAACGCGCTTCGAGCAGAGGTAGGTTCCGTTGACGTTCGTCTCGATGACGCGGTTCCAGGTCTCGACGTCGAGTGCTTCCCAGTGGGCGGGCGCGAAGTCGCCGACGTTGTTGACGAGGACGTCGACGCCGCCGAGATCGGCCTCGATCGCAGACACGAGCCCGTCAACACTCTCCGGATCGGTGACGTCGCCCTGGACGGTGATCGCGTCGCCGGCGCCCCGGTCTGCCGCCTCGGCTGCGACCTCGCGGGCGGCGTCGGCGCTCGTGTGGTAGTGGACGGCGACGTTCGCACCACAGTCGGCCGTCGAAAGCAGCAGCTCGCGGCCGACGCCGCGTCCGCTGCCGGTGACGAGGACGGTCTGACCCGTGAGATCCGGCTGGTACATACCTCGCCGTCGGACAGCCGGCGGGTTAGGTCTTTAGTTCACCCCGCCGCAGGACCGGTTTCGACGTTCAGTGGCGGCCGAACGGGGCTGTAAGCGTCAGCTACCGGGGTTCCGACCGGAACGAGTCAACGGGGGCCGGATCGCCGCGGCTGAGTACAATATGTGTAGTTAAGTATGGCGACGGCAGTCCCTAGGGTAGGATGGACTACTATGCGGGCGTCGATCTCGGCGCGACCAACGTCCGTGCGCTCGTCGCCGAGGACGATGGGACGACGGTTGGCACGAGCCGTCGCGCGACGCCGCACGGCCCGACCGGAATCGACGTGACGGAAGGCGTCCTCCTGACGCTGCGGGAGGCCTGCGACGACGCCGGAATCGACCCCACCAAAGTCGTAGCCGCGGGCATCGGCTCGATCGGCCCGTTCGACCTGGCGGAGGGGATGGTGATCGATCCGGCGAACCTGCCCGATACGATCGATCGGATCCCCCTGACCGGCCCCATCGAGAAGTTGATCGATAGCGAGGAGGTGTACCTTCATAACGACACCACCGCGGGCGTGATCGGCGAGCGGTTCCACGCCGCCCGCAATCCCGACGACATGGTGTACGTGACGATTTCCTCGGGGATCGGCGCCGGTGTCTGCTGTGACGGCGAGATCTTAGACGGATGGGACGGGAACGTCGGTGAGATCGGCCACTGGCTCGTCGATCCTCGCGAACGCCTCCAGTGTGGCTGTGGACACGCCGGCCACTGGGAGGCCTACTGTTCGGGCAACGGGATCCCGAACTACGTACGAATGATCGCAGAAGACGATCCGACGATCGACACCGATCTGCCCCTCGAGGACCCCGACTTCACGGCCAAAGATGTCTTCGAACACGCCGGCTCGGACGAGTTGGCCGACTACGCGATCGAGCAGGTCGCCTACTGGAACGCGCTTGGAATCGCAAACGTGGTCCACGCGTTTGCCCCCATTCTCGTCTCCGTCGGGGGCGCCGTCGCGATCCACAACGAGGAACTGGTCGTCGATCCGATCGCCGAGCGCGTCTCGGAGATGGTGATGGCGAACGTCCCCGAGATCCGGCTGACGACACTGGGTGACGATGTCGTTCTGGAAGGCGCACTCGCGAGCGCGCTCACCGCTGGGACGGGCGATCGGCGGTACCTCGACCACTGAGCTATACAGGTCGGGCGGCGATGCCGCCCGCGAGAGCGACCGGGCGTTTCTTATCCAGCGCTGACGTGGCGAGCGTATGCGCCGGCGAACGGCGATTCGGGCGATCGGTGCCACCGGAGCGGCCGCACTGGGGACGAGCGTCGCCGGCTGCACCGACGCCGCACCAAATGGGAGCAACGGCGAGAACGGGAGCGACGAGAACGGCGAGGACGGACCGTACGAGCCCCTGGGGTCGGTCTCGCTAGAAGGCGCCGCGGAGGCGGTCGTCGGCGATGGCGGAGAGACCGCCTACGTCGCGGGTATCGACGGCATCGCCACCGTCGACGTCGTGGATCCGGCATCGCCGACCGTGCTCACCGAGCGAACCGACCTGCTCGGCGACTGGAACGAGGACGGAACGTTCACCGACATCTTGGACGTGAAAGTCGACGGCGACCGACTCGCCGTCCCGGGCCCGGCGAATCAGCAGGGGAGCAGCGTCTTTCACGGATTCGTGCTGTACGACGTGAGCGATCCCGCCGATCCCGAGCCGGTCGGCGAGCCCTACGAGACCGAGTACCCCATCCACAACTGCTTCCTCCGAGACGAGCGGCTCTACGTCGTTGCGAACGACGAGGAGGGCAATCCACTGGTGATCTTCGACGTCAGCGGCGACGAAATCGAGGAGATCGGGCGCTGGTCGCTGCTCGACGTCGACCCCGACTGGGCCGACGTCCACTGGCTGTTGCGCTACCTCCACGACGTCTACGTCCACGACGATCTGGCGGTGCTTGCCTACTGGAACGCGGGGACGATCCTCCTCGACGTGAGCGATCCCACCGAGCCGGCGTTCGTCTCGCGGCTCTCCGAGACGGATCTCGAGACCCAACGCGACCGCAGCGGAAACCGGGAGGCCGTCCGGACCGCACAGCTCGGCTTACCCGGCAACGACCACTACTCCGCGGTCGACGAGACGGGCGAACTACTGGCGATCGGCCGGGAGGCCTGGGTGACGAACCAGAGCGCGGCCGATCGGCCCGGCGGGATCGATCTCTACGACCTGACGGATTCCGCCGAGCCGGAGTATCGGTCCACGATCGAGGCGCCCCGCGGAGCCGACGAGCGCTACGATAGCGAGCCGTGGACGACGGCGCACAACTTCGAACTCCGTGACGACGTCCTCCACGCCTCGTGGTACCAGGGCGGCGTGACGCTGCACGACGTGAGCGATCCCGCCGACCCCACAGAGCGTGCCCAATGGCACGAGCCGCTCTCGGCGTCGTTCTGGACCGCACGCGTCGCCCAGCCCGGCGAGACGTTCGTCGCCAGCTCGACCGGCTATACGAACGCCGACCGACCGGAAAGCGCGCTGTACACGTTCCCGATTCGCGACGGCGAACAGGCAGATCCGGTCGCACTCGACGATCCAGCCGTCTTCGAGGACGACGACTGAGCGAGAGCGGCGGATATCGACACAGAACCGGCGACGCTGACGTTGACACCGGACTCAGCGACGCTGACGTCACCTCCCGTATGTGCCAGATTGTCACGAACGTTCGGACGCAGCGCAACCTATTCTTTTCTCGAGCCCGAAACCCCCGATAATGAGCGAGTCAGAGGTCGAGGGGGCGACGCTTCGCGAGCGCGTCGAGAAGTGGATGGCCCGAGAGATGCCGATCATCCAGATGCACGGCGGGACGAGTGCGGTCCGCGAGGCCAACCCCGAGACTGGCGAGGTGATCATCGAACTCGGGGGCGGCTGTAGCGGCTGCTCCGTGAGCGACGTCACCACGGGCAACATCGAAGCGGAGCTGTTGCAGTGGCCCGAAATCGACGAGATCACGGTCCGCGTTCCAGACGCGCGCGAGGATCTCGGCGGTCCTGACCAGCCCGAATCGATCATGGGCGTCGACAGAACCGAAGGCGGGCGCGGCGACTGGGGCTCGTCGAATCCCGGCAAGGACCACCTCTGAGAGACAGGTTACCTGGGGCCGACGACGTTCGGACGGACGCGAGTGCTGTCTCCGAGCCACTGTGTGACACGGGCGGCCAGTTTTGGGAACGCCTATACGCGTTTAGTCACCTATTGTTCAGGTAATGACCACGACGACGAGCCAACGCCCGGCGGCAGGGGGTGGCCAGAATGGCTGAGGAACCGCTCCCCAGCGCGACGGTCGGCACCGACGCGGTGGCGACGGACGGTGGCGAACGCGAGAACGACACCGGACACGACGAAGCGGACGACGAACACGAGGGTGACGAGCCCGAGACGGACGGCGGCGTGCGCGCGTACACCGTCCGTCTGGAGCTCGTCGACGAGCCCGGCGAGCTGCTGCGAGCGCTCCATCCGATCGCTGACAACGGCGGAAACCTGCTCTCGATCCACCACGAGCGCGGGAATATTACGCCACGAGGGCACATCCCCGTCGAGGTCGACGTGGAATGTCCGCCGGATCGGTTCGACGGGA contains the following coding sequences:
- a CDS encoding ROK family protein, with protein sequence MDYYAGVDLGATNVRALVAEDDGTTVGTSRRATPHGPTGIDVTEGVLLTLREACDDAGIDPTKVVAAGIGSIGPFDLAEGMVIDPANLPDTIDRIPLTGPIEKLIDSEEVYLHNDTTAGVIGERFHAARNPDDMVYVTISSGIGAGVCCDGEILDGWDGNVGEIGHWLVDPRERLQCGCGHAGHWEAYCSGNGIPNYVRMIAEDDPTIDTDLPLEDPDFTAKDVFEHAGSDELADYAIEQVAYWNALGIANVVHAFAPILVSVGGAVAIHNEELVVDPIAERVSEMVMANVPEIRLTTLGDDVVLEGALASALTAGTGDRRYLDH
- a CDS encoding amino acid-binding protein; amino-acid sequence: MAEEPLPSATVGTDAVATDGGERENDTGHDEADDEHEGDEPETDGGVRAYTVRLELVDEPGELLRALHPIADNGGNLLSIHHERGNITPRGHIPVEVDVECPPDRFDGIVEALRDAGVNVIQAGEERYGDELSVVLSGQLVDTDLSDTLSAIEDEAGAVVLDLSLAAPEGTNGVASARIRLAIGSGRTEAVLSAIRELGERKGLTVVEPLPGGEA
- a CDS encoding NifU family protein, which codes for MSESEVEGATLRERVEKWMAREMPIIQMHGGTSAVREANPETGEVIIELGGGCSGCSVSDVTTGNIEAELLQWPEIDEITVRVPDAREDLGGPDQPESIMGVDRTEGGRGDWGSSNPGKDHL
- a CDS encoding SDR family oxidoreductase, coding for MYQPDLTGQTVLVTGSGRGVGRELLLSTADCGANVAVHYHTSADAAREVAAEAADRGAGDAITVQGDVTDPESVDGLVSAIEADLGGVDVLVNNVGDFAPAHWEALDVETWNRVIETNVNGTYLCSKRVLPGMRERGYGRIVNIGYASAEKGLVNPKNFPYFLAKAGVIQFTRMLAADTADDGITVNAVSPYVVENSDEFPDELPRGRPASFDDLVRPLLFFLDPENTYTSGENIEVDGGWLPEDV